A single Lolium perenne isolate Kyuss_39 chromosome 6, Kyuss_2.0, whole genome shotgun sequence DNA region contains:
- the LOC127324055 gene encoding uncharacterized protein, which produces MDEYDVFSLPNGSITDIAGVIMHVGPIDHDTYFPLGMRELAVVDSNDRTVFLRFLDELADSHREQLFFGERHYSFLMATFMEVDQASRSLLSTTATTITFHRCLPCHQFDMLEGVRKRIHNDSAYGEAVKNVVLLRRDAQNPANEYNTVHLPAEASSIKYMYNYLKRSTPGTSPDKVDKYNEVD; this is translated from the exons atggatgagtatgacgtCTTCAGTTTACCAAATGGATCAATCACCG ATATCGCGGGAGTTATCATGCATGTTGGCCCAATTGACCACGACACATATTTCCCTCTAGGCATGAGGGAATTAGCAGTGGTGGACTCCAATGATCGTACTGTGTTCCTCCGGTTTTTAGATGAACTAGCTGACAGCCATAGAGAACAACTATTTTTTGGGGAAAGGCATTATTCATTCCTAATGGCAACCTTTATGGAGGTTGACCAAGCGTCGA GAAGCCTTTTAagtacaacagcaacaacaatcaCATTTCATCGGTGCTTACCATGTCATCAGTTTGACATGCTTGAAG GTGTGCGCAAACGAATTCATAATGATTCAGCTTACGGTGAAGCGGTAAAAAATGTTGTACTTCTTAGGAGGGATGCTCAAAATCCAGCCAACGAGTACAACACAGTTCATCTACCTGCTGAAGCTTCTTCGATCAAATACATGTACAACTATCTGAAGCGCAGTACACCCGGGACATCGCCAGATAAAGTTGACAAGTACAATGAAGTTGATTAG